In Clostridium sp. SY8519, one genomic interval encodes:
- a CDS encoding hemolysin family protein: protein MENDGKPRSQKRRKFRNLFSGRQEPDSTEATTEEEIMSMVEEGHEKGVLHESEARMISNIFDFDDKDAKDIMTHRKNIVAVDASMTLKEVLSFVNEKEYSRYPVYMENIDNITGVIHIKDLLNYVCREGLMDREIRQIRGLVRRIAFIPETRHIDDLFRRMQAMKIHMVAVIDEYGQTAGLVTMEDILEEIVGNIMDEHDSEESEIIQQKDGSFLIDGEMETDDVCEELGIDESLMGDFDTLNGFLIAEINRIPNDGEVFTVHALGYDFDVLQVENKMIKAVRASRAPDPGKEETEKTEQAE, encoded by the coding sequence CAGCACAGAAGCAACCACAGAAGAAGAAATCATGTCCATGGTAGAAGAAGGACATGAAAAGGGCGTGCTTCACGAGAGTGAGGCGCGGATGATCAGCAATATTTTCGATTTTGACGACAAAGACGCCAAGGATATTATGACCCACCGGAAGAATATTGTGGCAGTGGATGCTTCCATGACATTAAAAGAGGTTCTGTCCTTTGTGAACGAAAAGGAATATTCCCGTTATCCGGTCTATATGGAGAACATAGACAATATCACCGGAGTCATTCACATTAAGGATTTACTGAACTATGTCTGCCGGGAGGGACTGATGGACCGGGAAATCCGGCAGATCCGGGGATTGGTTCGCAGGATCGCGTTTATTCCGGAAACCAGGCATATTGACGATCTGTTCCGCCGGATGCAGGCCATGAAAATCCATATGGTAGCCGTAATTGACGAATACGGTCAGACTGCCGGATTGGTGACCATGGAGGATATCCTGGAGGAAATCGTCGGAAATATTATGGATGAGCATGATTCGGAAGAGAGTGAAATCATTCAGCAGAAAGACGGCAGTTTCCTGATTGACGGGGAGATGGAGACTGATGACGTGTGTGAGGAACTGGGGATCGACGAATCCCTGATGGGAGATTTTGATACCCTGAACGGATTCCTGATTGCCGAGATCAACCGGATTCCCAATGATGGGGAAGTCTTTACGGTACATGCCCTGGGATATGATTTTGATGTACTGCAGGTGGAGAACAAGATGATCAAGGCCGTACGTGCCTCCCGGGCGCCGGATCCCGGCAAAGAGGAAACAGAGAAAACAGAGCAGGCCGAGTGA
- a CDS encoding isoprenyl transferase, translating into MQDMSALKIPVHVSLIMDGNGRWAKKRHMPRTYGHSAGADNVMKIVEDADAIGIKYLTVYAFSTENWNRPENEVKTLMRLFRKYLKICYRKAMANNTRVRIIGDKSGFDSELQEIIRVLETDTAANDGMQFQIAMNYGSRDEMIRAMKKLMRDQAAGKISPETLTEEKYASYLDTADIPDPDLMIRTSGEERLSNWMMWQHAYSEFVFTDVAWPDFHKEELIRCIEEYTRRDRRFGRISE; encoded by the coding sequence ATGCAGGATATGAGCGCGCTGAAGATCCCCGTCCATGTTTCACTGATTATGGACGGAAACGGACGATGGGCCAAAAAGAGACATATGCCGCGTACTTACGGCCATTCGGCCGGCGCGGACAATGTAATGAAGATTGTGGAGGACGCGGATGCCATCGGCATTAAATATCTGACGGTCTATGCATTTTCCACGGAAAACTGGAACCGCCCGGAAAACGAAGTAAAAACCCTGATGCGCCTGTTTCGCAAATACCTGAAGATCTGTTACCGGAAGGCAATGGCCAATAACACAAGAGTGCGGATCATCGGGGATAAATCCGGGTTTGACAGTGAGCTGCAGGAGATTATCCGTGTGCTGGAAACAGACACGGCCGCCAACGACGGCATGCAGTTCCAGATTGCCATGAACTATGGCAGCCGGGATGAAATGATCCGCGCCATGAAAAAACTCATGCGGGATCAGGCGGCAGGAAAAATCAGCCCGGAGACGCTGACAGAAGAGAAGTACGCGTCCTACCTGGATACGGCCGACATCCCGGATCCGGATCTGATGATCCGCACCAGCGGGGAAGAACGGCTGTCCAACTGGATGATGTGGCAGCACGCCTACAGTGAATTTGTATTTACCGATGTGGCCTGGCCGGATTTTCACAAAGAAGAGCTGATCCGCTGCATCGAAGAATATACCCGAAGGGACCGCCGGTTCGGCAGAATCAGCGAATAG
- the pyrH gene encoding UMP kinase: MSMKRVLLKLSGEALAGDKKTGFDEPTVTEVAGQVLALQKQGIQVGIVIGGGNFWRGRSSESLERTKADQIGMLATVMNCIYVSEIFRSQGMKTGILTPFACGSFTELYSKDRVSQLFAADHVIFFAGGTGHPYFSTDTAAVLRAVEIEADGILLAKAIDGVYDSDPKVNPDAKRYDTLSIQEVIDKQLAVVDLTASILAMENHMPMYVFALQEENSITKAITGSFNGTVVTA, encoded by the coding sequence ATGAGTATGAAACGTGTATTATTAAAATTAAGCGGAGAAGCGCTGGCAGGAGATAAGAAAACCGGATTTGACGAACCGACTGTGACAGAAGTGGCCGGACAGGTCCTTGCGCTGCAGAAGCAGGGCATACAGGTGGGAATCGTCATCGGAGGCGGCAATTTCTGGCGCGGACGGTCCAGCGAGTCCCTTGAGCGCACCAAGGCAGATCAGATCGGCATGCTTGCCACCGTGATGAACTGCATCTATGTGTCTGAGATTTTCCGGTCCCAGGGCATGAAGACCGGCATACTGACACCATTTGCCTGCGGATCCTTTACGGAACTGTATTCCAAAGACCGCGTCAGCCAGCTGTTTGCAGCAGATCATGTGATCTTTTTTGCCGGCGGAACCGGACATCCGTACTTTTCCACAGACACGGCCGCTGTTCTCCGCGCGGTGGAAATCGAGGCAGACGGCATTCTTCTGGCCAAGGCCATTGACGGAGTCTATGACAGCGATCCGAAGGTCAATCCGGACGCAAAGCGCTACGATACCCTGAGTATTCAGGAGGTTATCGACAAACAGCTGGCAGTGGTGGATCTGACAGCTTCCATTCTGGCCATGGAAAATCACATGCCGATGTATGTATTTGCGCTGCAGGAGGAAAACAGCATTACAAAAGCAATTACAGGCAGCTTTAACGGAACCGTCGTTACCGCCTGA
- the frr gene encoding ribosome recycling factor, translated as MDERLKIYDEKMQKSYNNLLEEYGSIRAGRANPHVLDQIRIDYYGAPTPLQQVANVSVPEARMIMIAPWEKKMLKEIEKAIMVSDLGINPINDGQSIRLLFPELTEERRKDISKEVRKKGEDAKVAIRNIRRDANEMLKKLGKEEDVSEDEIKDLQDEVQKMTDARIKEIDGAVEEKTKEIMTV; from the coding sequence ATGGATGAAAGACTGAAAATTTACGATGAGAAAATGCAGAAAAGCTATAATAATCTTCTGGAGGAATACGGATCTATCCGCGCGGGACGTGCGAATCCCCATGTACTTGACCAGATCCGGATCGATTATTACGGCGCGCCGACCCCGCTGCAGCAGGTGGCCAATGTATCTGTTCCGGAAGCGCGCATGATTATGATTGCTCCCTGGGAAAAGAAAATGCTCAAGGAAATCGAAAAGGCGATCATGGTTTCTGATCTGGGAATCAACCCCATCAATGACGGGCAGAGCATCCGCCTTCTGTTTCCGGAATTAACAGAAGAACGGAGAAAGGATATCAGTAAGGAAGTCCGCAAAAAGGGAGAGGACGCCAAGGTCGCAATCCGGAACATTCGCCGGGACGCAAATGAAATGCTGAAAAAGCTTGGCAAGGAAGAGGACGTATCCGAAGATGAAATCAAGGATCTTCAGGATGAAGTACAGAAAATGACGGATGCCCGCATTAAGGAAATTGACGGAGCAGTCGAAGAGAAGACAAAAGAAATCATGACAGTATAA
- a CDS encoding glycogen synthase, with protein MKKILFAASECVPFIKTGGLADVCGSLPKNLSSEEWDVRVVLPNYTCIPEHFRNQFRYLTHFYMHMGPALPDKYVGVLTCELDGITYYFIDNMEYFDCAVPYGDIRWDVEKFCFFDKAVLSMLPLIGFQPELIHCHDWETGMVPVYLKNEFQGDMFFWGMKSIMTIHNLKFQGVWDVKTVQGITGLPKELFTPDKLEYHKDANMLKGGLVYADYITTVSESYAGEIQMDYYGEGLNGLLSARHFDLQGIVNGIDYDVYNPETDPYIYKNYSVDNFRKIKKENKIRFQEDFHLTVDHSKFLIGLVSRLTDQKGLDLVDYAIEGIADEFTQFVVVGTGEERYENMFRYYAGKHSDRISANICYSDELSHRLFAAADAFLVPSRFEPCGLTQMIACRYGTVPIVRETGGLRDTVQPFNEYENTGNGFSFANYNADEMLHTINYAKQIYFEKKRKWNLIAERGMKIDFSWKVSANRYAGLYNYLLGK; from the coding sequence ATGAAAAAAATACTCTTTGCGGCATCCGAGTGTGTGCCATTTATCAAAACCGGCGGTCTGGCTGATGTATGCGGCTCTCTGCCGAAGAACCTCAGCAGCGAAGAATGGGATGTGCGGGTCGTTCTGCCGAACTACACCTGTATCCCGGAACATTTCAGAAACCAGTTCCGGTACCTGACACATTTTTACATGCATATGGGTCCGGCTCTACCGGATAAGTATGTGGGTGTGCTGACCTGTGAACTGGATGGGATCACCTATTACTTCATTGATAATATGGAGTATTTTGACTGCGCGGTTCCCTATGGAGATATCCGCTGGGATGTGGAAAAATTCTGCTTTTTTGACAAGGCAGTGCTTTCCATGCTGCCGCTGATCGGTTTCCAGCCGGAACTGATTCACTGTCATGACTGGGAGACCGGGATGGTGCCGGTATACCTGAAAAACGAATTCCAGGGAGATATGTTCTTCTGGGGAATGAAATCCATCATGACAATCCACAACCTGAAGTTCCAGGGCGTGTGGGATGTGAAAACGGTGCAGGGAATCACCGGGCTGCCGAAAGAGTTATTTACCCCGGATAAACTGGAGTACCATAAGGACGCCAACATGCTGAAGGGCGGCCTTGTGTACGCGGATTATATCACCACCGTCAGTGAATCCTACGCCGGCGAAATTCAGATGGATTATTACGGGGAGGGGTTGAACGGCCTTTTGTCTGCTCGCCATTTTGATCTGCAGGGAATCGTGAACGGCATCGATTATGACGTATATAATCCGGAGACCGACCCTTATATTTATAAGAACTATTCCGTGGATAATTTCCGCAAAATAAAAAAAGAAAACAAGATACGGTTCCAGGAAGATTTCCATCTGACCGTAGACCACAGCAAATTCTTAATCGGGCTGGTGTCCAGACTGACGGACCAGAAAGGGCTGGATCTTGTGGATTATGCCATCGAGGGGATCGCGGATGAATTCACCCAGTTCGTAGTGGTGGGAACCGGCGAGGAACGCTACGAAAATATGTTCCGCTATTACGCCGGGAAGCACAGCGACCGGATATCAGCCAACATTTGCTACAGCGACGAACTGTCGCACCGGCTGTTTGCGGCCGCGGATGCCTTCCTGGTGCCCTCCCGATTCGAACCCTGCGGCCTGACACAGATGATTGCCTGCCGGTACGGAACCGTTCCGATCGTACGGGAAACCGGCGGCCTGCGTGACACAGTGCAGCCGTTTAACGAATATGAGAATACCGGCAACGGTTTTTCCTTTGCGAATTACAATGCAGATGAGATGCTGCATACCATTAATTACGCAAAACAGATTTATTTCGAGAAAAAGAGAAAATGGAATCTGATTGCGGAGCGGGGAATGAAAATTGATTTTTCCTGGAAAGTATCCGCCAACCGGTATGCCGGACTGTACAACTATCTGCTGGGAAAATAA
- a CDS encoding YebC/PmpR family DNA-binding transcriptional regulator, whose product MSGHSKFSNIKHKKEKNDAAKGKIFTVIGREIAVAVKEGGPDPDNNSRLRDVIAKAKANNMPNDTIERGIKKAAGDADSVNYETATYEGYGPNGTAIIVKALTDNKNRTAANVRNAFSKGNGNIGTQGCVSFMFDEKGQILIDREACDMEPDDLMMLALDAGADDFSEEEDSFEILTDPAAFSEVRQKLEDQGIPMADAEVTMIPQTYVTLTDEQDIYHMNKLLDLLDEDDDVQQVYHNWEE is encoded by the coding sequence ATGTCAGGACATTCAAAATTTTCAAACATCAAGCATAAAAAAGAAAAAAACGATGCGGCAAAAGGAAAGATTTTTACCGTAATCGGCCGTGAAATCGCGGTTGCGGTTAAGGAAGGCGGCCCGGATCCGGACAACAATTCCAGACTTCGGGATGTGATCGCCAAGGCCAAAGCCAATAATATGCCCAACGACACCATTGAGCGAGGCATTAAGAAGGCAGCCGGAGACGCGGATTCCGTGAATTACGAGACGGCCACCTATGAAGGATACGGACCGAACGGAACCGCGATCATTGTCAAGGCGCTGACAGACAACAAGAACCGTACCGCAGCCAATGTGCGCAATGCTTTTTCCAAAGGAAACGGCAATATCGGCACACAGGGATGCGTATCCTTTATGTTCGATGAAAAGGGACAGATCCTCATTGACCGGGAAGCCTGTGATATGGAACCGGATGATCTGATGATGCTGGCACTGGATGCGGGCGCCGATGATTTTTCGGAGGAAGAGGACAGTTTCGAGATCCTTACCGATCCGGCAGCCTTCAGTGAGGTCCGCCAGAAACTGGAGGATCAGGGAATTCCCATGGCTGACGCGGAAGTTACTATGATTCCGCAGACATATGTGACCCTGACGGATGAACAGGATATTTATCATATGAATAAGCTGCTTGATCTGCTTGACGAAGATGACGATGTCCAGCAGGTTTATCACAACTGGGAAGAATAA
- a CDS encoding DNA translocase FtsK gives MAAKKKRPSTKKKTSGRASSGAKKRKASSSVNFPWKREVFLFALLAIAVLVFISNIGFGGKTGDAFRVFFFGVFGVIAYLFPFWLFFFGAFLAANTYGVRRNRPRTVMKSCAAVILLIALCAFAHLVCYLNASPTLSVIFKNGLTRKNGGGVLGGAVGRTLAEGTGLAGGFVIVIILLVLAAALISEKSFFDSVSASSRMAAKRAREQSEKRQQKSKNRSQMRKREKEIRRDRRREKELRQAGGSVQRPARRGEKESEDACAGRRFRRKVYGVSPDTKLNPDKAAVSTDNMSELTEKIRALVKEELSAGRAQTAGTTVGTTGGTAGKRKKSAPAADFSAGKEGSAEPQQTGNIPGSSWDTEFRPQIHLPEQEGTEAAVSDADPSGAGKETHVASAAAAAHKETLPEAEQPEETVSAPEKAEKTRRKNAPSDPADNAAVMKEINQAKAVPKKEYHYPKPELLTRADPSASGDSREHLEEMSRRLQLTLTNFGVNARVTDVTCGPTVTRYEIQPEMGVKVSKIVNLADDIKLNLAVADIRIEAPVPGKSVIGIEVPNRETVPVAFRSLVESAEFKNEKSKIAFCAGKDIAGKNIIANIETMPHLLIAGATGSGKSVCINTIIMSILYKASPDEVKMILIDPKVVELSVYNGIPHLLLPVVTDPKKAAGALNWGVAEMTDRYRRFAEYHVRDIKAYNQKVKNVAASMTEEDGEKPQPMPQILIVVDELADLMMAAPGDVEGAICRLAQLARACGIHLVIATQRPSVNVITGLIKANMPSRIAFSVTSGVDSRTILDMNGAEKLLGKGDMLFDPQNYQKPLRVQGAFVSDEEVSAVVKYIVEQNGDTEYDSGIEDTINQASESSMGGGNGFTSGAADRDVHFEAAGRFVVEKEKGSIGMLQRMFKVGFNRAARIMDQLEEAGVVGPEEGTKPRRVLMTAEEFEAYLQSQKQ, from the coding sequence ATGGCAGCCAAGAAAAAACGGCCATCCACAAAGAAAAAAACTTCCGGCAGAGCATCATCCGGCGCAAAGAAAAGGAAGGCGTCTTCTTCCGTGAATTTTCCATGGAAGCGTGAAGTCTTCCTTTTTGCACTGCTGGCCATTGCTGTGCTTGTGTTTATCAGCAACATCGGATTTGGCGGAAAAACGGGAGATGCGTTTCGCGTCTTCTTTTTTGGCGTTTTCGGGGTAATTGCCTATCTCTTCCCCTTCTGGCTTTTCTTTTTCGGCGCTTTTCTTGCAGCCAATACCTATGGCGTACGCAGAAACAGGCCCAGAACGGTCATGAAATCATGCGCGGCGGTTATCCTTCTGATTGCGCTGTGCGCCTTTGCCCATCTGGTATGCTATCTAAACGCGTCGCCGACGCTTTCGGTGATTTTTAAAAACGGACTTACCAGAAAAAATGGCGGCGGCGTGCTGGGAGGTGCCGTAGGCCGGACGCTGGCGGAAGGAACTGGCCTGGCCGGCGGCTTTGTCATTGTTATTATTCTTCTGGTGCTCGCTGCTGCGCTGATTTCCGAAAAATCCTTCTTTGATTCTGTTTCCGCAAGTTCCCGTATGGCAGCAAAACGTGCCAGGGAACAGTCGGAAAAACGGCAGCAGAAAAGCAAAAACCGCAGTCAGATGCGGAAAAGAGAAAAGGAAATCCGGCGGGACCGGAGAAGAGAAAAAGAACTCCGTCAGGCCGGAGGAAGTGTACAGCGGCCGGCACGGCGAGGGGAAAAAGAGTCCGAAGACGCCTGCGCGGGCCGCAGATTCCGCAGAAAAGTATACGGAGTTTCCCCGGATACCAAGCTGAATCCGGATAAAGCGGCAGTTTCCACGGACAACATGAGCGAGCTGACGGAAAAAATCCGCGCGCTGGTCAAAGAGGAACTGTCTGCCGGCAGAGCACAGACAGCCGGAACCACAGTCGGAACCACCGGCGGTACAGCAGGAAAAAGGAAAAAAAGCGCCCCGGCGGCGGATTTTTCCGCAGGTAAAGAAGGTTCCGCAGAGCCGCAGCAGACAGGAAACATTCCGGGTTCCAGCTGGGATACGGAATTCCGGCCACAGATCCATCTGCCGGAGCAGGAGGGGACAGAAGCAGCCGTTTCTGACGCAGATCCTTCAGGCGCCGGGAAAGAGACGCACGTCGCATCCGCTGCGGCAGCGGCACACAAAGAAACTCTGCCGGAGGCGGAACAGCCGGAGGAAACAGTTTCTGCACCGGAAAAAGCAGAAAAAACCAGACGGAAAAACGCGCCTTCGGACCCGGCGGATAATGCGGCGGTAATGAAGGAAATCAATCAGGCAAAGGCAGTGCCGAAAAAAGAGTATCATTACCCGAAACCGGAACTTCTGACCAGGGCGGATCCGAGTGCTTCCGGCGATTCCCGGGAACATCTGGAGGAAATGTCCAGAAGGCTGCAGCTGACACTGACCAATTTCGGCGTAAACGCGCGGGTGACAGACGTGACCTGCGGTCCTACGGTTACCAGATATGAAATTCAGCCGGAAATGGGTGTGAAAGTCAGCAAAATAGTCAATCTGGCGGACGACATCAAACTGAATCTGGCCGTTGCGGATATCCGTATTGAAGCTCCGGTTCCGGGCAAATCGGTCATCGGAATTGAAGTCCCCAACCGGGAAACCGTGCCTGTGGCCTTCCGCAGCCTGGTGGAATCCGCGGAATTCAAAAACGAAAAATCAAAGATTGCTTTCTGCGCAGGCAAGGATATTGCCGGCAAAAACATCATCGCCAATATTGAAACCATGCCGCACCTGCTGATTGCGGGCGCGACAGGATCCGGAAAATCCGTATGCATCAATACCATTATCATGAGTATTCTGTACAAGGCATCGCCGGATGAGGTAAAAATGATTCTGATCGACCCGAAAGTCGTGGAACTTTCGGTGTACAACGGGATTCCCCATCTGCTCCTTCCGGTGGTGACCGATCCGAAAAAAGCGGCCGGGGCCCTGAACTGGGGCGTGGCGGAAATGACCGACCGGTACCGCAGGTTTGCGGAATATCATGTGCGGGATATCAAGGCCTACAATCAGAAGGTTAAGAATGTGGCGGCTTCCATGACAGAAGAGGATGGAGAGAAACCGCAGCCGATGCCCCAGATCCTGATTGTGGTAGACGAGCTGGCGGATCTGATGATGGCAGCGCCGGGGGATGTGGAAGGCGCCATCTGCCGGCTGGCCCAGCTGGCCCGCGCCTGCGGCATCCATCTGGTGATTGCCACACAGCGTCCCTCCGTGAATGTAATCACCGGACTGATCAAGGCGAATATGCCTTCCCGGATTGCCTTTTCTGTCACATCCGGTGTGGATTCCCGGACAATCCTGGATATGAACGGGGCGGAGAAGCTTCTGGGAAAAGGCGACATGCTGTTTGATCCCCAGAATTACCAGAAACCCCTTCGCGTCCAGGGGGCATTTGTATCGGATGAGGAAGTGTCTGCTGTCGTAAAATATATTGTGGAACAGAACGGCGACACAGAATATGATTCCGGGATCGAGGATACCATTAATCAGGCATCCGAATCTTCGATGGGCGGCGGAAACGGATTTACTTCCGGTGCCGCGGACCGGGACGTACATTTTGAGGCAGCCGGCAGATTTGTGGTGGAAAAGGAAAAGGGATCCATCGGTATGCTGCAGCGTATGTTCAAAGTGGGATTTAACCGGGCCGCCCGCATTATGGACCAACTGGAGGAAGCGGGAGTTGTGGGCCCGGAAGAGGGAACCAAGCCCCGGCGTGTGCTGATGACGGCGGAAGAGTTTGAAGCCTATCTTCAGAGCCAGAAGCAGTAA
- a CDS encoding undecaprenyl-diphosphate phosphatase produces MSFIQAAVMGLIQGLTEFLPVSSSGHLALFKILFHVNTDTGMLYDVLLHIATLIAIVCVYYRDVARMIVEFVKIIADAFYNVTVFFRRRNQPELQMKRIVTNSYRKFVLLVIAATIPTGLIGYAGADFVEAASNILFIPGICLIITAVLLYLSDRAPDGRKGPKQMTYSNALVIGVVQGIATMPGISRSGSTIAASIFLGLRREFAVKFSFLMSIPAILGALVLEFHGAGNVSVTGAEVRNYIIGMIIAGVVGYIAIKLMLAIVKEKKFKYFAVYCLIVGVVSVIGYAAM; encoded by the coding sequence ATGTCATTTATTCAAGCTGCGGTAATGGGGCTGATTCAAGGGCTGACGGAGTTTCTTCCGGTCAGCAGTTCCGGCCATCTGGCTTTATTTAAAATACTGTTTCATGTGAATACAGATACCGGTATGCTGTATGATGTGCTCCTGCATATTGCCACGCTGATTGCTATTGTCTGCGTCTATTACCGGGATGTGGCGCGCATGATTGTGGAATTTGTAAAGATTATTGCAGACGCGTTCTATAACGTGACCGTTTTTTTCCGGCGCAGAAATCAGCCGGAACTGCAGATGAAGCGGATTGTAACAAACAGCTACCGCAAATTTGTCCTTCTGGTAATCGCGGCCACCATTCCCACCGGACTGATTGGTTACGCAGGAGCGGATTTTGTGGAAGCAGCTTCGAATATTCTTTTTATCCCCGGAATCTGCCTGATCATCACCGCAGTATTGTTATATCTGTCGGACCGGGCTCCGGATGGAAGGAAAGGTCCGAAACAGATGACTTATTCCAACGCGCTGGTGATAGGTGTTGTACAGGGAATCGCGACCATGCCCGGGATCTCCCGGTCCGGCAGCACAATTGCGGCCTCTATATTTCTGGGACTCCGGCGGGAATTTGCTGTGAAGTTTTCCTTCCTGATGTCCATACCGGCTATTTTAGGCGCGCTGGTTCTGGAGTTCCACGGAGCGGGCAATGTGTCTGTTACCGGTGCCGAAGTGCGCAATTATATCATAGGCATGATCATTGCAGGAGTTGTGGGCTATATTGCCATCAAACTGATGCTGGCAATTGTCAAAGAAAAGAAATTTAAATATTTTGCAGTGTACTGTCTGATCGTTGGAGTGGTTTCCGTCATCGGATATGCTGCAATGTAA
- a CDS encoding phosphatidate cytidylyltransferase — MFRTRLISGVILVILAIFFIHTGGPLLLAVCGIISMIGLFELYRVFQIQKTPLGIIGYLAVIVYYLDLQFHFLPDLRLLAMAMIIAYMCAMVFNYPKYRAAQVMEAFFGVFYVAVMISCLYLTRMLPGGRYLVWMIFLCSWGCDTCAYCVGKLFGKHRMTPKLSPKKSVEGAFGGVIGAALLTLIYGLIFRGPMHADVTYILVMVGICAAGALLSMVGDLCASAIKRNYDIKDYGKLIPGHGGIMDRFDSVIFTAPIIYFLSLYLF, encoded by the coding sequence ATGTTTCGTACAAGATTGATAAGCGGTGTGATTCTGGTCATACTGGCAATATTTTTTATCCATACCGGAGGCCCGCTGCTGCTGGCGGTCTGCGGGATCATATCCATGATCGGACTGTTTGAACTGTACCGGGTCTTTCAGATACAGAAGACACCCCTGGGGATCATCGGTTATCTGGCGGTGATCGTCTATTACCTGGATCTGCAGTTTCATTTCCTTCCGGATCTGCGGCTCCTGGCCATGGCAATGATTATTGCCTATATGTGTGCCATGGTATTTAATTACCCCAAATACCGGGCCGCTCAGGTGATGGAGGCGTTTTTCGGTGTCTTTTATGTGGCTGTGATGATTTCCTGCCTCTATCTGACTCGTATGCTTCCGGGAGGAAGGTATCTGGTGTGGATGATCTTTCTGTGCTCCTGGGGCTGTGATACCTGCGCGTACTGTGTGGGAAAACTGTTCGGAAAGCACAGGATGACACCGAAATTAAGCCCCAAGAAATCCGTGGAAGGCGCCTTTGGCGGCGTGATCGGCGCGGCGCTGCTTACGCTGATTTACGGATTGATTTTCCGCGGGCCGATGCATGCGGACGTTACATATATTCTGGTGATGGTGGGCATTTGCGCTGCAGGGGCCCTGCTGTCGATGGTGGGGGATCTGTGCGCGTCTGCCATCAAGCGAAATTATGATATCAAAGATTACGGAAAACTGATCCCGGGGCATGGCGGAATCATGGACCGGTTTGACAGCGTGATTTTTACCGCGCCGATTATCTATTTTCTTTCGCTTTATCTGTTTTAA